A genome region from Bradyrhizobium commune includes the following:
- a CDS encoding PaaI family thioesterase yields MVKTALDNFRRPPCAELLGWRLLDARPADGWIKLAFEGKPEFCNPAGFIQGGMLSAMLDDTMGPAVLVMSEGRLYTTTISMTVNFLSPAKPGPIIGEARVTQLGKTIAFVEAKLMAEDGTVLATAGASERLLEAARVVLS; encoded by the coding sequence ATGGTCAAGACCGCGCTCGACAACTTCAGGAGGCCGCCCTGCGCCGAGCTGCTCGGCTGGCGTCTGCTCGATGCTCGTCCTGCGGACGGCTGGATCAAGCTCGCCTTCGAGGGAAAGCCCGAATTCTGCAACCCGGCGGGCTTCATCCAGGGCGGCATGCTCTCGGCCATGCTCGACGACACGATGGGCCCCGCCGTGTTGGTGATGAGCGAAGGCCGGCTCTACACCACGACCATCAGCATGACGGTGAATTTTCTCAGCCCCGCAAAGCCTGGGCCGATCATCGGCGAGGCCAGGGTGACGCAGCTCGGCAAGACCATCGCGTTCGTCGAGGCGAAGCTGATGGCGGAAGATGGCACGGTGCTCGCAACGGCGGGTGCGAGCGAGCGGCTGCTGGAAGCGGCGAGGGTGGTGCTTAGCTAG